Below is a window of Oceanipulchritudo coccoides DNA.
GATGGTTCCGATCACAGCGGACAGCGTCAGCGAATACACGGGATTCCTGCCAAGTTCATCTACAGTAAATCTTGAGCTTATCCTTGGCCGGGACAGCCTCAATCGAATTGTTTATGCGAGCAGCACAACCAGCGCAACCAATATTAAAATTTACAACAGTCATGCCTTCCGGACCTTCGACCCGCGTGACCAGAACGCAGTCCCGAATGTGGTCGTGTCAAAGATCGAACAGCAGGCCGGCCTGACCTTTGTCGATGTGGATTTCCGGGTGGAGGATCCGGATGATGCCACTGTTGAGGCCCATGCGGTGGCCCTGCCTGACGGCACCCTGAGCATCCTCAACGCCCTTCCGATGACTGACTTTCAGCCTGCCGTTACCAGCGACATTCTGGGTACAGCTGTTCCGACAAACACCCGCCGTTCCTTCACCTGGAATACAGCAACCGATTGGAACGTTGATTTCGGCGACATCTCAGTTCTGGTCCTTGCGAAGGACAGCCGTCCGAATATCTTCGATGTCCATCTCGTGGAGATTCCTGCCGATGGAGACCGCCCGGCGGTGACCATCAGCCGAAACCCGCTGCAGGAATATGACCTCACTATGGAGTGGTTGTGGCTGATTGCCTCCGGGGACAGCCGGATCTCCTTCGCGGGCGGGATCATTAGTGGAACGGCTGATGCTGACTTGTTTTTGGGCACAACAGGGGTTTACGACGGACAGCAGTTTACCGACGGTAGCGGTAAGTCAACTAATCTGGGACGTGACTTCCTTTTGGCACTAGATGGCCTTCGTGTGGCCACGCAGGCGGAGCTTCAGCGAGCGAAAGAGGGCGCAACAGAAGGCTTTATCGTTCAGCTTTCACCACCTAAAAGGCTCTACACGGCCAAGCGCTCGACGTCTTCCTCACTGCCGATTGTAATCAACGAGTACGGGATTGAAAGCTACCTCAGCAATTTGGGAGGCTCTGGCGGCGAGCAGTACAATTTTTCCCCGGGGGCCGTCCTGGGAACCGGTACAACCCTCTTTCACGTCGTTCCCCTTCCCTGATCAAAGTTCATTCACTTCAGTAGCTTAACATAAGCAGAGTGTAATGAATAAACACTACAGGCAACTTTTTCAGGGTCTTTCCCTGGCGGTGGTTCTTTCGCTATCCGGGCATGCTGTGCTTGCCCAGCTGGAGGCGGACGACCTCCTGATCGTCGATGCAGGCAATGATCGCGTACTGCAGTTTGATGCTTCGGCAGGAGCAGTTTCGGAGGTGTTTAGCCAGGCGGTCCTCTCGGCCGTGAATGGCTCCACTTCACCGGGCCTTTCCGGTGAGGTGTTCTACGAAAGCCACCAATCCTACCTCTATATTTCGGGAACCAGCGGGAACAACCGCCTCTACCAAGGCGATATCGGGACAGGTATTGTTTCCCTCGCTTCCCAGTCCCAACTCCTGGCCCTGCAGACGGTCCCTGAGGCTTCTGTCGACCTCACGGGCAAAGCAACCCCACTGGATAATGAAATCCTTGTCGCCGACCGCGGAGTGTCGGAGGGATCGATCTACCGGATCAACCTTATCAGCGGGAACAGGTTTCTCCAGTCCACGGAACAGGATTACCTGACCTTCTCCAGTGCGGTCGGCATTGGCATGACCGAGCTTGATTTCACTGCCCTTGTTTACAACTCCGGGGCCGGTGAGTATCGTCTTCTCAGCGGCGGCAACGGTCTGGACAACGCTGCCAACACCCGTTCCGTGCTATATAAAACAGACACAGACGGCCAACCGCTTGTGGAATTTGCTGTGAGCGCGATTGATGCGGACTGGCAGGCCATGGTTCTGACGGTTCCCGGCACCACCTATGTGAAGCAGGATCTTGCCGGCTCAACATCGATCATGGCCATCGATGCCGCGGGGACCGTCTCCGTGGTTGTCGACCAGACAGGTCTCGACACAATTTTCGGCGGCCCGGTGACCTTGGCACCCTCTCTCACCTTGGATACAAGCGGCCGGCTTTACCTGATGGCGCTGGACGGGACCGTTTACCGGGTCGACCCGGCGAATCCCTTGGCTACAAGTACGCTGATTGTAGCGGCAGGGGACTACACGGCGGACACGGGGACAGCGGTGACCACCGCCCTCGGGTTGGCTCACGTCCCGGCAGCTCCCGTCTCCTACACGGTGACAGAGGCCTCTGATCCGTCGGGCTACGTGACCCCTTCATCCGTTTCTGTCATTGAAAACCGCCCCTACACCGTTTCCAACCCAAACATTGTCCAAGGCAACTTCCGTCTTGGGTTCTGGAGCCTGAATGGCGTCCGGCAGGCTTCCCCATCCGGACGCGGCCTCTTCCAGCCGACTTTCAATGTAACCGAGGACACGGACGCGGTTGCCCAGTACTACGACGTCAACCTCGACGGTGACGGGGATCGCCTTAATGACTGGTGGGAATTCTGGATGTTCGGCGACCGCTCACGCGGCCCGCAGGACGACGATGATGGGGACGGTTTCGACCACGAGACGGAGTTTACCAGTGGATACGACGCGACGGTCACGGACACGGCTGTAGCTGGCGGCAGGGCAGCCCGCCAATCAACGACCATCACCTTCAATACAAGCAGTAAGGTTCTGCTGACAACCCGCAGCGAGCCACTTGGCCTGATCCCGACGACAAAGGTGTATTACGATCTGGATACGCCTATCACGTCAGCACGGTATGAGTTTACCTCGAACTACAACGGCCACTTCTTTACCCATTGGAGCATTGACGGGGTTCGCATTGCCGATCCTGCGGGCTTGTCCGTCCGCGAGGTCAGCTTCCTTATGTCGGATGATATTGAGCTGGTCGCTCACTTTACACCGACCACGGAGGATTTGGATGAGGACGGCATTCTCGATTACCTTGAACTTCGGATAGCCGACAATCTTGGCCTTGTTTCCTCGAGCAGCGATCTTGATCTTGATGGATTTACCCTGGCTGAGGAACAGGCGAGCGGTTACAGCACGAACACCGCTGATACCATTCGTGCGGGCGGAGTCGCTGCCCGGCAATCTACACTTGTCACGTTTGTCGTCGGGAAGTCCCTTTATACGGAGGACAGTCTCCCGCTGGGAATTATTCCTTCGGTTTCCGAATACGTGGACCTTGGAACGGAGCGGACAACCGCCTACTATAGTACCAGCCTCGTAAGTGGCCTCGAGTTTGCCTACTGGTCCGTCAACGGAACGCAGGTACGCGATCCCTCGGGGGTTGCTGAACGGCAGGTGACCAATACTATTAACGCAAATACTGACGTTCGGGCGCATTTCTTTTCACCAACCTTGGACAGTGACGGTGACGGGATTATCGATGTCGATGAGTGGCGTTTCTTCGGAAATCTTTCAAACGACCGGAATGATGACCCTGATGCGGATTCCTTTAGCATCGGCAAGGAGCTGGACAGTGGCTATTCCCTGACGGTGGATGATGCGATTCGTGCCGGCGGTGTGGCGGCAAGGCAGTCGGGCAACATCACCTTTGAACTCAATAGCAACAAGTTCCTCCTGACGACTCGAAGCGAGCCGCTTGGGATTGTGCCCGAGACACAGGTTTATTACGATTCGGGTACCGAGATCACCTCGACACGTTACCTGTATGCCTCGAATTACAATAGCCATCGCTTCACCCATTGGACCGTCAACGGCACCCGTATCGAAGACCCGAATGGAGTTTCCCGCGAACAAGTGATCTTCAATTTGGATTCGGACACCGAACTGGTGGCCCATTTCACTCTGGCAACGGATGACGAGGACAATGGTGGCACCGGGGACGGCATCTTGGATTACTTTGAGCTTCGGCTTGCCAATGACCTGACAACCATCTCGCCTTCAAGTGACCTTGACCTAGATGGCTTCACGGTCGCCGAGGAACAGGCTGCTGGCTACAGTGAAGTTGGTAAGGACACTATCCGTGCGGGCGGTGTTGCTGCACGCATGTCGATCCTGAAGTCGGTCAACCTGCTGAGCGCGCCTTCGGGCATCAGCCTGGACAACAACCTTGTCTTCGAGGGCCGACCGTATGGCACGGTCGTGGGGTCGTTCGTGACGACCGCGAATAATCCGAGCGACACCTTCACCTACGCCTTTGTGGCTGGCACAGGCTCGGACGACAATGGCCGCTTCACGATTGATGGCGACCTGCTCGTGACCAACGATGTCTTTGATTTTGCAACCGACCCGATCCTGAACATCCGTGTCGAAGTGACGGACAGCCGTGCCAACACTTACGAGGAGGAGCTGCTGGTCTTTGTCCAGGAGGACCTCATCAATACCTACGAGGAATTTGTTGCGGACACCTTCACGCCTGCTGAACAGATTGACTTGCTCGTCAGTGGTCCGGGCGCAGACATTGAAGGAGACGACCTGATCAACTTCCAGGAGTATGTGCACGGTCGTGATCCCTTCACGGGGGATGCGGATCCGCTTGAGCTTGCATTTGTCAGCTTCGGAACACCCGCGACGGCCCGTACTGCTGAATTCACCTTCCCCTGGCGCGACGGGATGTCGGATGCTACGTATTTCCTTGAGCGATCCTTTAATCCTTCCGAGTCCGTGCCCGGCTGGACACAGGTGCCCTTCAATATTGTCAACGAAGTCACAAACGGAGGAATCACGCAGACAACCATTCAGGTAGTCCAGCAAGCTCCACATCCGGACAAGGAATTCTTCAGGCTTAATACTGAATCCCTCGCCACCCAGCCGGCCGTGGTGGATATTGATGTGGGGGCCTTCCACACACTTTTCCTGAAAGCCGATGGCACGGCATGGGCGGTCGGCCGAAACTTAAATGGCCAACTCGGAGACGGGACGGTTGCTCCCAGCTCCACACCAATTCAGGTCATGAGCGGTGTGGTCGAGATCGCCGCCGGTTCCTCCTTCAGCCTTTTCCTTAAGGATGACGGAACGGTTTGGGCATGTGGTTCAAATCTGTATGGGCAATTTGGGGATGGAACAGTTGATCCGGATGTCCTGACGCCGGTCCAGGTCCAGACCAACGTCATCGCTATTGATGCGGGTGCTGACCACAGCCTGTTCTTGAAGGACGACTTCACAGCGTGGGCCGCTGGCAGGGATAATTCGGGCCAACAAGGAGATGGAACGATAGCCACTCCAGATTTCAATTCAACGGCCGCCCAGGTCCTGACAAATGTCCGCGACATTTCCGCGCACAGTAATACCAGCTTCTTCATCAAGGACGACGACACGCTATGGGCTTCGGGAAGGAACGGAAATGGGCAGTTTGGCACGGGCGTCGCTGGCGACACTGCCACCATTACGCAGATCCAGACCAACGTTGCGATGGCGACAGGAGGCGATAATCACAGTGTTTTCCTCTTCAATGACGGGACGGCCCAGACAGCCGGTAGTAATACTTTCGGCCAGCTGGGTGGATCGCTGAATGCACAGGAAGTGAACCCCTTCACTGTCATGACTGGCGTTGAATGGGTGGACGCTGGCTCCAATACCACCTTCCTCATTACCAGCGATGGTTGGGTCTGGGCCGCCGGACGCAACAACCAGGGCCAGTTGGGTGATGGGACAAATGTTGATAAACTGGTCCCGGTCCTGATTCTGGGGAACGGAAATATCGTTGCCGGTGGTCTTAACCATACGATGCTCCTCGAGGATAACGCTACCGTCTGGGGAACCGGGCTCGGCGATTCAGGCCAGCTTGGGGATGGGACCAGTTCTAATACTTCATTCCTTATTGAAGTGACCAACCTCTCAATTACGCCGTAAGCAAACAAGTGTGCCACAGGCGTTCCTGCCTGTTTGCGATGAACCACAGGCCGGAGGCCTGTTACACGGATAGGATGAAACACAGGCCAGAGGCCTGTTACACGGACAGGGATGTGTCACAGGCGTCCTCGCCTGTGATACGTTGCTTACACCACCTCGTCACCGAGGCAGGTCTCAACCAGGCGGGCGGTCTGGAGCCACGGGTGGTCGGTGGGGACAATGCGCTTTTTGCCGGCGATTTCTTCAAGGGGAATGGGAACGCAGGTGTTGCCCTTGACGGCGACCAGCGCATTGAAGTGGTTTTCCTTGAGCAGCTCGCCGGCCTTCGTCCCGAGGCGCGTGCAGAGGAGCCGGTCGAACGGGGTGGGGGATCCGCCACGCTGGACATGCCCGAGCGATGTAACGCGGGCCTCGACGCCGGTCATGGCCTGAAGCTCGCGGGCAATCTTGTTGGCCACGGGTTCCTCAACCAGATGGACGCCCTGTGCCTTGGCCCGACGGCGCAATTCCTCCTCCTCGGGGGTCTGTAGCTTCTTTGCCGCTTTCTTTCCCGTCTTCCCGTTGGCAGCCTCCTTTATCGACTTAACGCCTTCGGCTACGGCCATGATGGAAAAGCGCTTCCCGGTACGGCGGCGATTAAGAATGCTTTCGGCAACTGCCTCCAGGTTATAAGGAATCTCGGGAATGAGAATGACATCCGCCCCGCCGGCAATTCCTGCACCGAGGGCCAGCCATCCTGCATCATGCCCCATGATCTCACAGACAATGATCCGGTGGTGGCTGGTCGCGGTTGAGTGAAGCCGGTCGATGGCCTCGGTGGCGATCGACATGGCAGAATCAAATCCAAAGGTGATGTCGGTCCCGGCGACGTCGTTATCAATGGTCTTTGGGAGCGTCAGGACATTCATGCCCGCCTTCTGTAGCCGGAAAGCATTCTTCTGGGTGCCGTTGCCACCGAGGCAGACCAGGCAGTCCAGCCGCTGTTTTTTATAGTTCGCCACGGCCACGTCGGTCATGTCCATGACCTTGTCGCCCATGCGTATCTTGTGTGGCTTGTCGCGGCTACTCCCGAGGAAGGTACCGCCCTGCGTCAGGATGCCGCTCACATTGATACTTTCAATGCGCTCCATGCGGTTTTCCACGAGCCCGCGGAAACCGTCCCGCACACCCATGACTTTCCAGCCGTAGTGCATGGCGGCCTTGCTGACCCCGCGAATGACTGCATTGAGCCCCGGGCAATCCCCGCCGGCTGTCAAAATCCCTATTGTTCCCCGTGACTTTGCCATGATGGGTGAGCTTATGCGGCTTGCCGGCGGCTTGACAAGCCTCCTGATGGCCTGCTGTGAGAAGCTCTAGCCTCTCTTCACTTGGCTTGCCAGCCGAAGCCCGAACGAAGTGAGGGCGAAGAATGGTCGGGGCGGCCGGATTCGAACCGACGACTTCTGCGTCCCAAACGCAGCGCTCTACCAGACTGAGCTACGCCCCGCAATACATGGGAAACTGTGGATTCCGTGGATTTCGGCGGGAATGTCAAATACGGATTTGCAGCGGAGCAATTGTGCGCTAGTTTATTGTGTCGTGAAAGCGCCCAGCTCATTGATTTGTCTTCTGGTGGTGGTCTACCCTCCAGCCGGGATTGAGATGAATGGGCCTGGAAGTGTTTCAGCGCAGTATCCCGGCTCAATCCCCGTCTTGTCCGTTTGTGGACAGGGCCAGGTTACCGGAAAAAACTTCATCAATCAGCGAATAACACCTCTAGAGGATGGCTGGGTCGTGGAATCACTGGAGGAAACAGGGGATGCGGCCATGCTATACCTGCACGTCCGGGAGGAATACAGCGGCTCGATCAGCCCGGATAATCTGGTGAACCGCGATGCCTGGTGCGCTGACCGGCTTGTTATCTCGACATCGTCCACGGGGATGCCGATCGGGCCGGAAATCGAGAAACAGCTGCTGGCCCTCGGGTTGACCCTCCAGCGGTCAGTTCCATTTTCTCCCGTACGTGTGTATTCACTTCCCGTAATGAGCCTTGATGCGGTGGGGCAGTGGAAGGGAAAATTAAACACCCTTTTTAGGGAAAGTGGAATCACGGTCAGCCGGGATCATATTCTGTATCCGGTTTCCACTACGCCGGATGATCCACGTTTCCCTGAGCAGTGGGCGCTTGAGCAGATTCGCGCCCCGGATGGATGGGACCTGACGACTGGTTCGGACGAGGTTATTGTCGCCGTCCTTGACACGGGTCTTCATGACTCGCACGAGGATTTCTTTGACGGAATCGCCTCCAATTTGTGGAGCAATCCAGAGGATCCAATTGACGGGATCGACAACGACGACAACGGCTTTGTGGACGACGCGTACGGCTGGGATTTCGTCAATGAGACCGGCACTTCGATGGAAGACACACATGGCCATGGCACGATGGTCTCAGGACTTCTTGGAGCGCGTGGGAACAATGGCATTGGGGTTTCCGGGGTAGCATGGAACATGAAGATCCTTCCGATGCGCGCTGGCGCGGTTTCCCTGCCGAATTCCGTGCTCGCACAGGCCATGGACTATGTCACCGATTTGCGCCTGCGAGGCTATCCTATTGTCGCGACCAGTAATTCCTATGGTTACTATCCGTATGAGAAGCCTTCCCCGGAGGAGTGGTCAGCAACGGAAGTGCTCGGACAGGCGATTGAGCGCGCCCGGCAAGCGGGCATCATGGTCATCACTGCTTCCGGCAACGGTGGGCAGAACAACGACAGCCAATATGTGCGGCACTTTTTCCCCTCGGATGCGATCCAGCACAATGTCATTTCGGTCAATGCGCTTGAGCAATCGGGTGCCCTCTGGAGGGGCTCGAATTACGGGATTGAATCGGTCGACATAGCGGCTCCGGGCCTTGGCGTGCTGACGACCTACAACGATGGCGGTTACCGCCTCTACAGCGGGACATCAATGGCAGCTCCCCATGTCAGTGGGGCGGCAGCCCTGCTCGCTTCGCTGAAGCCGGATCTCAACACTTCCTGGATGCGCGCCCTGATTCTCGGGACGGCGGCGCCGCATCCCTCGCTTGATGGGAAGCTAACAACTGGTGGCAGCCTGGATGTCGCCGCACTGCTCAATCTGGCCTCGCTGGCCTTGGATGAGGCATGGAAGCAACTGTACTGGACGGAAGAAGAATTGGCTGCGATGACCTTTTCATGGGACGACAACGCCGACTCCGATGCTTGGTCGAACCTCGAGGAACTGGTCTTTGGTGGCAATCCCCGCATGGCCGATTCCCGGTCAGCGTTTTCCGTTGAGGAGGCGACTTTCCAGCGAGGAATGAGCCATGTAAAGGGCTTCCGCGTCAACCTGCGCTATTTCTGGAGTCCTCTGGCAGATGGGCTCGTTTCTCTCGATTTTGAATCCAATCCGGGCGTGCGCGGACCCTGGAGGCCGGCCATCCCCGTGAGCCACAAGTTTATCGAAGACGACCCGGCCACCGGCCTGCGTACTTATGAGGCAGAGTTTCTCTTCCCGCACAGCCCTGCGTTCATGCGGCTCCGCCTTGAACCCGGGCCGCAGAAGCATCCACTGGGATGGGGGCGGGCGCATGGCGGAGTTGAGTAATTCACTCCGCCGCCGGCGACTGATGCGTCCGGATGACCCGGTAGAACTTGCGTGGCTCAAGCGCTGGCGGGACAGGGAGCAAATTTGATTCAATGGTCTCGCCGGCCCAGATCCAATCACTGGAGTCGGTAAAAATGCCGGATTCCAGGTTGCTGGATTCTTGGAGCTTGTAGAAGGCGCCACGGATAGTCGTCCAGTCGAGCTGGATACTGTTTGGATCAACGAAGCTTAGTTGGGTCTCCATGGGTTGGCCGGTAATGCTGCCATCGAAGTATTGGGTGGCGAGTTCCCATGCCTGGATCCCGGCGATTGAGCCCATGATGCGCCCGGGTCCATCGTCGGCGGGAACATGGATACCACCATAAAGCCGTGAGAGGCCGGCCTGGTCGGCGGCATCAAAATAGGTGGCCCACTGGAGAACCACGTCCATTGTTGGTCCCGGTTCAAACTCAAGAAACTCATTCTCGTGGGCAGTGAAGGTCTCCATACCGCCGGGAAAGAATTCACTTCCGGTCATGCGGGCGAGGACTTCCGCGGCGGCCCGGCTGAAGGTGCTGTGACCGGAGACATAGCCCGGGAAGGCGGGGGTGACAAAGGTGTCGCGCTGGTAGGGAAGCCAGTCTGCGGGTAGCATCCAGTCAACCACCCCGAGGGTTTCATTTTCGCCCGCCGACCAGCTCTTGATGGCAACCTTGCCAACGTGGGCGGCGAGGTGATCGTGCCGTTGTCCGGATGCGGATGATTCTTCCGTGATCACTTCAACAAGGCCGGGAACCAATGGCAGACCCATCGGGTCGTAGGCCGGACCCTGTGGCTCCGAGGACTGCCCCAGCTGGCCCATGTAGCGGATACTGCTGATCGGGCGGACATAGTCATACACGCGCTTGCATCCCCATGCGGCGATGGCGGCATCGTGCAAGGCCCCATTCATGGCAAAGTAGACTTTCACATCCCACTCAAGGGGATCGAGCTCGGGGCCGGTGCCTTCAAACTGTCGGATGAATTCCGGATGATCGTAAAGTTCGTTGGCGAGAGTGTTCCAATGGCCGGGTGGTGTTTCGGAATCGGGTCCGTCGGCCCAGAATTCCGCAAGGACCCGGCCGAAGTCAGCGTGATTGACCATATTTGGCGCATACGGTTCTCCCGTGTAGGGATTTAATGGATACCCGGTGCCATCATTCAGTCCCAGTGTATTGTTGCCGATAGCCCCCGGGGAAATGTCGATCATCTCATTGGTATCCGGACCGAGCAGGCTGCTGCGGTAGATGACTTCAAGGTTGCCGTCCTTGAACTCGGAATCGGTGGCAGTTCCCAACTGGGGCGGCGGTCCCGGGTCGAGGTGCAGGATTTGATCGGGCTGGAAGGAAGTGAAGGCAAAAGGCCGGACAGCTCCCCAATTGGGACCGAGGAAGGATTGGACGAGGTCGGTTGTTTGCTGGTTCTGGGTGAAGGCCTCCTCAAAGAGAAGGGGCTGCCAGCGGTTTGGAAAGTCCATCGTTGTACCCGACTCGGCGACGGGGAGGGGATCATTGACGGCGGTGTATGCCTCTCCAAGGAAACCCGATACGTCATCCCATCCATCGGAGGAAGTGTAGGCGATCACCGAGGCGGCTACCCGGTTGCCAAGAGCGGCAGGTGTGCTGCCGGCAGTCCCCGTGTTGAGGGGATCGTAGCCCAGTTCAAGCATCTGGTTGTTGAGGGAGATCAATGTCGTACTGGCGTTGACCGAGTCTTTGTAGCGATCCACCAATACACGATAGGCGGCATGACTGATGGCCTCGTTCCGTGCCGTATCGATATCTTCGGCAGTGGCACTTTCGTTGTGCAGGAGCCCGGTGGCTTTGCTATCGTAGGCGGCCCAGGTGTCCCACATGGCGACTGAGGAAGCAAAAAGGTTGCGCGCATGTTTGGTCGGATCCGGGAAATCGATCCGGATGGCGGCAAGGTTTTGTTCATTCCATTTGCGGGCGACGCTTCTCTCGTCCACTTCTGTTGAGGCCACGACAAGTAAAAGTGATTCAGACCATTCAAGCCCATCAGCTTGATCCCCGGTAAAGATGCTGACCTTCAGCAAGTATTCGCCGGGCTCCGCCAGGGCAAGCGTGGCAGGGTTGGTATATTCCACGCCATTGATTGTCCACATGGCGGTTGCGCCCTCCGGCAATGCCTCGGCTGGAAAGGCCGCGGTGAATTCCTCGCCGGGCAGGATTTCCCGCTTTGACAGGGTGGCCTGCGGACTTTTCAAGACAATGTTTTGCCCAGCATCGACATTTCGGATCTCAGTCTCGTCACCGGTTGTCCAGCGCGCGCGGATTTGGTCGACTGTTGTGCTTGTGCCCAGCCCGAAGTGGGCAATACGGCCCGGTCCGTGGCCATTGAATCCGCTGGAGGCATGCAGCTCGCGCATCTGCTCGGTCTCTCCAGTTTGTATGTAGACGCGTGCACCGATGCCGTCCGTGTGGTGGGGGGCGTTCGTCCCCTCAAGGCGTATGTTGATGAAATTATTCGTATTGACCGTATCATTACGCAGGAGCACGGGCGGAGCAGGCTCATGGCTTAAGTTGGCTTCGCCACCGACGGGTATCGAGTTGTTGGCAATGAAGATATCCATGTCACCATCGTTGTCATAATCGAAGGCAATGGCGCAGCGGCCCTGTCCGGTATCTGCGGCATCCCCGGAGAGCTCCGCAATCTCCTCGAAGACATTGTCGCCCGTGTTTTCGAACAGCCGGGAGGGTGTCGTGCCAAGCTGGTTGAAGGTTCCCGGGGGATTATTCAGTCCCCAGCCGTTGACATGGAAAATGTCGAGGTCGCCATCGTTGTCGAAGTCGGCCATTTCGGCGCCCCAACCCCATCCGCCGTCACGAACCCCCGATTCCTCGGTGATATCGGTGAATCCACCTGTACCATTGTTCAGGAGAAGACGGTTCCCGGTGGTCAGCCAGACCTCTTGGGCGCTGTCGAACAAGCGGATGGAGGTCATGAATACATCGAGGTCGCCGTCATTGTCGATGTCGCCGACCGCCGATCCCATGCCGTTCTCGATATCGCTGGTGCCCGCCTGAAGAAAGATTCCATTGCCAAAATTGCGAAACCAGCGGGTGCTTCCGAAGTCGGCTACGAGGAGGAGATCCTGCAAGCGGTCATTATCAATATCAAGAAAGCGGGGAATATAGTCCCAGTCATTCCGGAGAGTGATGTAAGGCTCCAGTTGGCCATCGCCGACATTTCGGTAAATCTGGAGGAAGTCCTCAGGAATAGGGGTGCGCGAAAATCTCCATGAGCCAAGGGACAGCTCAAGCAGGCCGTCATTGTCGATATCGCCCCAGCTGGGACTGGTCACAGTGGCGAGTGGCTGATCGATTTGCTGTTGGTCCACAGTAAAGGAGCCCGTGCCGTCATTGATCAGCAATGAGTGGGGCGGCTCCGCACCGGAAATAAAGATGTCAATATCGCCATCAGCGTCGTAATCCGCCGCGCAGGCCCCCATGTAAGGACCGGTTAAGCCAGCCCCGCGCGCGGAGGCCTCGTCCGAGAAAGTGCCGTCCTTCTGGTTGATATACAACAGGTTGGGGGAATCTCCACCCTGGAGGACATAGAGATCAATCCAGCCATCCCCGTTGAAATCCTCGGCGACCGCCCCGCCGGATATCTGCGCGTAATCCTCAAGAGCGATGCTTTCAATCGGTTCGTAGGCGTGCGTGTGCAGGATATTTGCCTCGGTCGTGACATCCGTGAACTGCATGGCAGAGAATGCCACGCTGGTCGAGGCGAGTAGGAAAATACCTGAAATAGGGTGGCAGCGAAACATGGACACTTTCATCAAG
It encodes the following:
- a CDS encoding RCC1 domain-containing protein gives rise to the protein MNKHYRQLFQGLSLAVVLSLSGHAVLAQLEADDLLIVDAGNDRVLQFDASAGAVSEVFSQAVLSAVNGSTSPGLSGEVFYESHQSYLYISGTSGNNRLYQGDIGTGIVSLASQSQLLALQTVPEASVDLTGKATPLDNEILVADRGVSEGSIYRINLISGNRFLQSTEQDYLTFSSAVGIGMTELDFTALVYNSGAGEYRLLSGGNGLDNAANTRSVLYKTDTDGQPLVEFAVSAIDADWQAMVLTVPGTTYVKQDLAGSTSIMAIDAAGTVSVVVDQTGLDTIFGGPVTLAPSLTLDTSGRLYLMALDGTVYRVDPANPLATSTLIVAAGDYTADTGTAVTTALGLAHVPAAPVSYTVTEASDPSGYVTPSSVSVIENRPYTVSNPNIVQGNFRLGFWSLNGVRQASPSGRGLFQPTFNVTEDTDAVAQYYDVNLDGDGDRLNDWWEFWMFGDRSRGPQDDDDGDGFDHETEFTSGYDATVTDTAVAGGRAARQSTTITFNTSSKVLLTTRSEPLGLIPTTKVYYDLDTPITSARYEFTSNYNGHFFTHWSIDGVRIADPAGLSVREVSFLMSDDIELVAHFTPTTEDLDEDGILDYLELRIADNLGLVSSSSDLDLDGFTLAEEQASGYSTNTADTIRAGGVAARQSTLVTFVVGKSLYTEDSLPLGIIPSVSEYVDLGTERTTAYYSTSLVSGLEFAYWSVNGTQVRDPSGVAERQVTNTINANTDVRAHFFSPTLDSDGDGIIDVDEWRFFGNLSNDRNDDPDADSFSIGKELDSGYSLTVDDAIRAGGVAARQSGNITFELNSNKFLLTTRSEPLGIVPETQVYYDSGTEITSTRYLYASNYNSHRFTHWTVNGTRIEDPNGVSREQVIFNLDSDTELVAHFTLATDDEDNGGTGDGILDYFELRLANDLTTISPSSDLDLDGFTVAEEQAAGYSEVGKDTIRAGGVAARMSILKSVNLLSAPSGISLDNNLVFEGRPYGTVVGSFVTTANNPSDTFTYAFVAGTGSDDNGRFTIDGDLLVTNDVFDFATDPILNIRVEVTDSRANTYEEELLVFVQEDLINTYEEFVADTFTPAEQIDLLVSGPGADIEGDDLINFQEYVHGRDPFTGDADPLELAFVSFGTPATARTAEFTFPWRDGMSDATYFLERSFNPSESVPGWTQVPFNIVNEVTNGGITQTTIQVVQQAPHPDKEFFRLNTESLATQPAVVDIDVGAFHTLFLKADGTAWAVGRNLNGQLGDGTVAPSSTPIQVMSGVVEIAAGSSFSLFLKDDGTVWACGSNLYGQFGDGTVDPDVLTPVQVQTNVIAIDAGADHSLFLKDDFTAWAAGRDNSGQQGDGTIATPDFNSTAAQVLTNVRDISAHSNTSFFIKDDDTLWASGRNGNGQFGTGVAGDTATITQIQTNVAMATGGDNHSVFLFNDGTAQTAGSNTFGQLGGSLNAQEVNPFTVMTGVEWVDAGSNTTFLITSDGWVWAAGRNNQGQLGDGTNVDKLVPVLILGNGNIVAGGLNHTMLLEDNATVWGTGLGDSGQLGDGTSSNTSFLIEVTNLSITP
- a CDS encoding 6-phosphofructokinase, with amino-acid sequence MAKSRGTIGILTAGGDCPGLNAVIRGVSKAAMHYGWKVMGVRDGFRGLVENRMERIESINVSGILTQGGTFLGSSRDKPHKIRMGDKVMDMTDVAVANYKKQRLDCLVCLGGNGTQKNAFRLQKAGMNVLTLPKTIDNDVAGTDITFGFDSAMSIATEAIDRLHSTATSHHRIIVCEIMGHDAGWLALGAGIAGGADVILIPEIPYNLEAVAESILNRRRTGKRFSIMAVAEGVKSIKEAANGKTGKKAAKKLQTPEEEELRRRAKAQGVHLVEEPVANKIARELQAMTGVEARVTSLGHVQRGGSPTPFDRLLCTRLGTKAGELLKENHFNALVAVKGNTCVPIPLEEIAGKKRIVPTDHPWLQTARLVETCLGDEVV
- a CDS encoding S8 family serine peptidase, producing MKAPSSLICLLVVVYPPAGIEMNGPGSVSAQYPGSIPVLSVCGQGQVTGKNFINQRITPLEDGWVVESLEETGDAAMLYLHVREEYSGSISPDNLVNRDAWCADRLVISTSSTGMPIGPEIEKQLLALGLTLQRSVPFSPVRVYSLPVMSLDAVGQWKGKLNTLFRESGITVSRDHILYPVSTTPDDPRFPEQWALEQIRAPDGWDLTTGSDEVIVAVLDTGLHDSHEDFFDGIASNLWSNPEDPIDGIDNDDNGFVDDAYGWDFVNETGTSMEDTHGHGTMVSGLLGARGNNGIGVSGVAWNMKILPMRAGAVSLPNSVLAQAMDYVTDLRLRGYPIVATSNSYGYYPYEKPSPEEWSATEVLGQAIERARQAGIMVITASGNGGQNNDSQYVRHFFPSDAIQHNVISVNALEQSGALWRGSNYGIESVDIAAPGLGVLTTYNDGGYRLYSGTSMAAPHVSGAAALLASLKPDLNTSWMRALILGTAAPHPSLDGKLTTGGSLDVAALLNLASLALDEAWKQLYWTEEELAAMTFSWDDNADSDAWSNLEELVFGGNPRMADSRSAFSVEEATFQRGMSHVKGFRVNLRYFWSPLADGLVSLDFESNPGVRGPWRPAIPVSHKFIEDDPATGLRTYEAEFLFPHSPAFMRLRLEPGPQKHPLGWGRAHGGVE